In Sorghum bicolor cultivar BTx623 chromosome 10, Sorghum_bicolor_NCBIv3, whole genome shotgun sequence, one genomic interval encodes:
- the LOC8070759 gene encoding UDP-glycosyltransferase 73C5 has protein sequence MGSQGQAATDGRGDADDTGGRTQAAHFVFVPLMAQGHLIPAIDTALLLSTHGAVCTIVGTPATSARVRPTIESALQSGLSVRLVEFPLNYAEAGLPEGADNMDNVPAEYSQNYFDAVALLRAPIERYLRAQAPYPTCVVADFCQPWTTVLATNLGVPRLTFLSMCAFCLLCQHNVERFNAYDNVADDNEPVVVPGLEEKRILVTRAQAPGFFRGIPIPWWEEFADYVERARAEADGVIVNTFEEMEPEYVAGYAAARGMKVWTVGPVSLYYHQERAATLAARGSTADIDAGECLRWLDGKERDSVVYVSFGSIAQADGKQAVELGLGLEASGHPFIWVIRNADEYDGAVRVFLDELDARVAAAGRGLLIRGWAPQVLILSHAAVGAFVTHCGWNSTMEAITAGLPVVTWPHFTDQFLNQKMAVEVLGIGVSVGITEPLMYQKVEKEIVVGRNVVEEAVRSVMGGGEEAEERRRRARALAVKARAAMQEGGSSHRNLLDLVGRFEGVMAETTKGA, from the coding sequence ATGGGTAGCCAAGGGCAAGCGGCGACCGACGGCCGGGGAGACGCAGACGACACCGGCGGAAGAACCCAAGCAGCGCACTTCGTGTTCGTCCCGCTGATGGCTCAGGGCCACCTGATCCCGGCCATCGACACGGCGCTGCTGCTCTCCACCCACGGCGCCGTCTGCACCATCGTCGGGACCCCGGCCACGTCTGCTCGGGTACGCCCGACCATCGAGTCCGCCCTGCAGTCCGGCCTGTCGGTCCGCCTCGTCGAGTTCCCGCTCAACTACGCCGAGGCCGGCCTGCCCGAAGGCGCCGACAACATGGACAACGTCCCGGCAGAGTACTCGCAGAACTACTTCGACGCCGTcgcgctcctccgcgcgccgatCGAGCGCTACCTCCGCGCGCAGGCGCCGTACCCGACGTGCGTCGTGGCGGACTTCTGCCAGCCGTGGACCACGGTGCTCGCGACCAACCTCGGCGTCCCGCGCCTCACCTTCTTGAGCATGTGCGCCTTCTGCCTCCTGTGCCAGCACAATGTCGAGCGGTTCAACGCGTACGACAACGTCGCCGACGACAACGAGCCGGTCGTCGTGCCGGGTCTGGAGGAGAAAAGGATCCTGGTAACGAGGGCGCAGGCCCCGGGCTTTTTCCGGGGGATCCCAATCCCGTGGTGGGAGGAGTTCGCGGACTACGTCGAGCGCGCGCGGGCCGAGGCCGACGGCGTCATCGTGAACACCTTCGAGGAGATGGAGCCGGAGTACGTCGCCGGCTACGCGGCGGCCAGGGGGATGAAAGTCTGGACCGTCGGGCCGGTGTCGCTGTACTATCACCAGGAGCGCGCCGCAACGCTGGCGGCGAGAGGGAGCACCGCCGACATCGACGCCGGCGAGTGCCTCCGGTGGCTGGACGGCAAGGAGCGCGACTCCGTCGTGTACGTCAGCTTCGGGAGCATCGCGCAGGCGGACGGGAAGCAGGCCGTGGAGCTCGGCCTCGGGCTGGAAGCGTCGGGGCACCCGTTCATCTGGGTGATCAGGAACGCCGACGAGTACGACGGAGCCGTGCGCGTCTTCCTGGACGAGCTCGACGCGCGCGTCGCGGCCGCGGGGCGCGGCCTGCTCATCAGGGGGTGGGCGCCGCAGGTGCTGATCCTGTCCCACGCTGCGGTGGGCGCGTTCGTGACGCACTGCGGGTGGAACTCCACGATGGAGGCCATCACCGCGGGGCTGCCGGTGGTGACGTGGCCTCACTTCACGGACCAGTTCCTGAACCAGAAGATGGCCGTGGAGGTGCTGGGCATCGGCGTCAGCGTCGGGATCACGGAGCCGCTCATGTACCAGAAGGTGGAGAAGGAGATCGTGGTCGGCCGGAACGTGGTGGAGGAGGCCGTGAGGAGCGTGATGGGCGGCGGGGAGGAGGCAGAGGAGAGGCGGCGGCGGGCCCGCGCGCTGGCGGTCAAGGCGAGAGCGGCCATGCAGGAGGGCGGGTCGTCGCACCGCAACCTGCTGGATTTGGTCGGGCGCTTCGAGGGTGTCATGGCCGAGACTACCAAAGGCGCGTGA